The sequence GACTGGTCTCGCCCGAAGGCGTGGTCCGAAACGACCCGACCCTGGCGCTGCTGGCCCGCACGGCCGTGGCCCAGGCCCAGGCAGGGGCGGACATCATCGCCCCCTCCGACATGATGGACGGCCGTGTGGCGGCCATCCGGGAAGCGCTCGACGAAAAAGGATTCCTGGACACGCCCATCATGTCCTACGCGGTGAAATATTCCTCGGCCTTCTACGGCCCCTTCCGGGACGCGGCCGAAAGCGCGCCCAAGTTCGGGGACCGCAAGACCTATCAGATGGACCCGGCCAACTGGCGCGAAGGCCTGCGCGAAGCGGCCGCCGATGTCGAGGAAGGCGCGGACATCCTCATGGTCAAGCCGGGGCTGCCCTACCTCGACATCATCCGCCTGGTCCGCGACAACTTCGACCTGCCCGTGGCCGCCTACCAGGTCAGCGGGGAATACAGCCAGATCAAGGCCGCAGGCCAAAATGGCTGGATCGACGAAACCGCCGTGGCCCTTGAAAGCCTCATCGCCTTCAAACGCGCGGGCGCGGACCTGATCCTTTCCTACTTCACCCAAGACCTGCTCAAGGCGGGACACATATAAAATGCATAAACATCCCCATAACGCCGCTGGCGGCCCCGGTTTGGACGGGCCTGCGGCCGGACATCCCGGTGGACACCCCGGCGGACATCCGGGCGCAAAGCCCGGCGGGCATCCCGGCGGCATGATCACTACCCTGGCCGACGGCACCCCGGCCTGCAAGCTCATCGCCTGGGAAGTGACCCGCTCCTGCAACCTGGCCTGCAAGCACTGCCGGGCCGAGGCGCACCTGGAACCCTACGAGGGCGAGTTGGACACGGCCGAGGCCAAGGCGCTGATCGACACCTTCCCGCAGGTCGGAAACCCCATCATCATCTTCACCGGCGGCGATCCCATGATGCGCGCTGACGTGTACGAGCTGATCCGTTACGCTACGGACAAGGGCCTGCGCTGCGTCATGTCGCCCAACGGCACCCTCATCACCCCGGACACGGCGCGGCAGATGCGCGAAGCCGGAGTGCAGCGCTGCTCCATCTCCATCGACGGCCCAGACGCCGAAAGCCACGACGAGTTTCGCGGCGTGCAGGGCGCGTTCGACGCCTCCATGCGCGGCATCCAGTATTTGAAGGACGCAGGGATAGAGTTTCAGGTCAACACCACCGTGACCAGAGCCAACCTTGGCAGCTTCAAGAAGATATTCGATCTGTGCGAACGCATCGGCGCCGTGGCCTGGCACATCTTCCTGCTCGTGCCCACGGGCCGGGCCGCCCAGCTCGGGGCCGAGGTCATCACGGGCCAGGAATACGAGGACGTGCTCAACTGGTTCTACGACTTCCGCAAGACCACGAGCATGCACCTTAAAGCCACCTGCGCCCCGCACTACTACCGCATCATGCGCCAGCGGGCCAAGGCCGAGGGCGTGCCGGTCACGCCGGAAAACTTCGGCCTCGACGCCATGACGCGCGGCTGCCTGGGCGGAACGGGCTTCTGCTTCATCTCCCACACCGGACAGGTTCAGCCCTGCGGCTACCTGGAGCTGGACTGCGGCAACATCCGCAGCACCCCGTTCCCGGAAATCTGGCGATCGTCCAAGCAGTTCAAGCAGTTTCGGACCCAGGAAGAATACGAAGGCAAATGCGGCATCTGCGAATACCACAAAGTCTGCGGCGGCTGCCGGGCCAGGGCCCATTCCATGGATCACAACTACATGGGCGAGGAGCCACTGTGCACCTACCAGCCCAAACTCCTGGAACGGATGAAGTAAGAGATGCGGGGCTCCGCCCCGCGCCCCGCCAGGGGATCGCCCCTGGACCCGCACAAGGGATTGGGAAACAGGTGCGACGCCCTGCACCGGAAATGAGGAACGCATGGACGATTTTGACAAGAAGATACTGGACATGATCCAGACCGGCTTTCCGCTCGAAGCCCGGCCTTATGAAGAGATCGGCCGCAAGGTCGGCCTGACCGAGGCCGAGGCCCTGGCCCGCGTGCGCGCGCTGACGGAAAAAGGCGTGATTCGCCGCATCGGGGCCAATTTTCAGTCCAAGAAGCTGGGCTGGCACTCGACCTTATGCTCGGCAGCCGTACCCGAGGACAAGCTGGACGAGTTCATCGCCGAGGTGAACAAGCTCCCCGGCGTGACCCACAACTACCTGCGCGCTCATCGCCAGAACATCTGGTTCACGTTCATCGGGCCATCCTGGGAAGAAGTGCAGGAGACCCTGGCCGGGATCACCCGCAAGACCGGCATCTCCATCCTCAATCTGCCCGCGAGCAAGCTCTACAAGATTCAGGTCGACTTCAAAATGGGCGACCGGGAGGAATGATGCGCGAATTCATTCTCTCTCCGTCCCTTTTGTCCTCGGATTTTGGCAATCTGCGCGCCGAACTGACCGCCCTGGAAGACGCGGGCCTCAAATGGGTGCACTGGGACGTCATGGACGGAGCCTTCGTGCCCAATATCACCTTCGGCCCCCCGATCATCGGCCGGTTGCGCAAGACCTCGAAGCTGTTCTTTGACGTGCATCTGATGATCGAACGGCCCGAACGCTACATCCGCGAATTCGCCGATGCCGGCGCGGACCTCCTGTGCATCCACGCCGAGAGCACGCTCCATCTGGAGCGCACGATCAGCGCCATCCGCGAGGCGGGCATGAAAACCGGCCTTGCCCTCAACCCGGCAACGCCCCTAGCCATCGTCGACTACCTGCTCCCCAGTCTGGACATGGTGCTGATCATGAGCGTCAACCCCGGCTTCGGCGGGCAATCCTTCATCCCCTTTTGCAAGGACAAGATCGCGGCCCTGTCCGGCATGATCCGCGCGCGTGGCCTTGAGACCCTCATCCAGGTCGATGGCGGCGTGACTCTGGACAACGCGAAAGAACTCTTTGACCTCGGAGCCGACGTACTGGTCTCGGGCTCGGCTTTCTTCGGATTTCCCCCGTATGCCGAGCGGCACAAGGCTTTTCAGGATGCCATGCGCGCGAAATAGGCGGCCTGCGTCTTTTCTGGTTTTCCATCGACCCTCGCCCACGGCGGGGGTTTTCTTTTTCGGGTGCGCGCAGCTTGGCCGCTAAACGATCCGGCCCAGACCCGTGCCGAGGTACAGGGCCGCGAAGCCGACCAGATTCTGGCCAGCCAGATTAAGGGCCAGCTTCAGCCACTGCCCGTCGTTCAGGAGGCCGCCGCTTTCAAAGATGAAGGTCGAGAAGGTCGTGAACGCGCCCATGAAACCCGTAAGGATGAGGATCCGCGCCTGCGCCGACAAAAATCCTCGTTCTTCGGCCATAATCCAGACCAGTCCGAACAAAAAACAGCCCGCGATGTTCACCGCCCAGGTGCCCCAGGGGAAATCCCGGCCCATGAGATCGTAGACCAGGCCCGAGAGCCAGTAGCGACACAGGGTTCCGCACGCCCCGGCCAGGGCGATCAAGGCAATTTTCGACATGTGTTTTCCTCGCGGTTGATTCGCCGTCCTGATCGAAATGCCGCCGGCGGCGCGCATCAATGAATACGCCATGCGGCACCGGCCCCCTGCGGAACGTTCCCGGAACGCAACGGTTCCGCATGAAAAAGACTTCGCTTATCAAAGCCATGAATGATTGTGGAGCGCTGTCCCGTAAAGGCAATTATTCCTGCCGCAGAATCGGACGGACAGCAATACAGGAAGTATCTCTTTTCAAAACATAGAGTTACATCTTTGATGCGTTTTGTGGGCGATTCTGATAAAGGCGCAGCAAACATTATGAGAGGCCCCATGACATCCCCTGTCCGCTGCCTGCTGGTCGATGACGAGCTACCCGCCCTGGACGAACTGTCCTATCTGCTGTCCGAGTTTGAGGACGTGCGGATCGTCGGCACGGCCATGTCCGCATCCCAGGCCATGGAAGAAATCGTGCGCTTGCGCCCGGAAGTCGTTTTCCAGGACATCCAGATGCCCGGCGCGACCGGCTTCCATGTTCTGGAGCGGGCCCTCAAATGTCCAGACCCGCCACTCTTCGTCTTTGCCACCGCCTATGACCAGTACGCCATCCGCGCCTTCGAGGAGAATGCGGTGGACTATCTGCTCAAGCCCGTCTCCCGCGAGCGTCTGGCCAAATGTCTGGGGCGCCTGCGCAGCCTGCTGCGTCAGAACGAGGCGGGCCTCGCAGTGCAGCCGAAGCTGGAGGAGCTGCTTAAGGGCATGGGACTCGGTCAGCCGCTGGTGCGCATCTCCGTGGAGCACCGGGGGCGCGTGCTGCTGCTGGGGCACGCCGATGTCGTCCTCATCCGCACGGAGGAACGGCGCATGTTGGTGCACACGCGCGACGCCCAGTACATCCACCACGGTCCCGGCACCCTGGACCGCCTGGAAGAAAAACTTGCCGCCCTGTCCTTCTTTCGCGCCAACCGGGGCGAGCTGGTCAACCTGACCCAGGTCCGGGATTTCGCGCCCTGGTTCAACGGCAAATATCTGCTGACCATGCGCGATCATGCGGCCACTGAAATTACCGTCAGCAAGGCCCGGGTACGCGATTTCCGCGACCAATTGGGTCTTGCGTAGAGGATAACCATGAATTCCGATGCCCTCATCCTGGCCCTGGCCGAACGCCTCGGGCTCATCGTGGCCGGGGCCTTCCTGCTCCTGACCATCACCCCCATCCACAAGATGCGCCTGCGCCAGGGGCCCTCGTGGCGCTCGACG is a genomic window of Desulfomicrobium baculatum DSM 4028 containing:
- the hemB gene encoding porphobilinogen synthase; this translates as MNTFHRGRRLRSKKVLRDMVRESRLGREDLIQPYFVVESDPDFRKPIASMPGQFQLGLNQLMGDVGTAVDAGLSSLILFGIPVEKDPAGTQAYAENGIVQQAIRRIKDRWPELIVVADTCLCEYTSHGHCGLVSPEGVVRNDPTLALLARTAVAQAQAGADIIAPSDMMDGRVAAIREALDEKGFLDTPIMSYAVKYSSAFYGPFRDAAESAPKFGDRKTYQMDPANWREGLREAAADVEEGADILMVKPGLPYLDIIRLVRDNFDLPVAAYQVSGEYSQIKAAGQNGWIDETAVALESLIAFKRAGADLILSYFTQDLLKAGHI
- the ahbD gene encoding heme b synthase; its protein translation is MHKHPHNAAGGPGLDGPAAGHPGGHPGGHPGAKPGGHPGGMITTLADGTPACKLIAWEVTRSCNLACKHCRAEAHLEPYEGELDTAEAKALIDTFPQVGNPIIIFTGGDPMMRADVYELIRYATDKGLRCVMSPNGTLITPDTARQMREAGVQRCSISIDGPDAESHDEFRGVQGAFDASMRGIQYLKDAGIEFQVNTTVTRANLGSFKKIFDLCERIGAVAWHIFLLVPTGRAAQLGAEVITGQEYEDVLNWFYDFRKTTSMHLKATCAPHYYRIMRQRAKAEGVPVTPENFGLDAMTRGCLGGTGFCFISHTGQVQPCGYLELDCGNIRSTPFPEIWRSSKQFKQFRTQEEYEGKCGICEYHKVCGGCRARAHSMDHNYMGEEPLCTYQPKLLERMK
- a CDS encoding LytR/AlgR family response regulator transcription factor: MTSPVRCLLVDDELPALDELSYLLSEFEDVRIVGTAMSASQAMEEIVRLRPEVVFQDIQMPGATGFHVLERALKCPDPPLFVFATAYDQYAIRAFEENAVDYLLKPVSRERLAKCLGRLRSLLRQNEAGLAVQPKLEELLKGMGLGQPLVRISVEHRGRVLLLGHADVVLIRTEERRMLVHTRDAQYIHHGPGTLDRLEEKLAALSFFRANRGELVNLTQVRDFAPWFNGKYLLTMRDHAATEITVSKARVRDFRDQLGLA
- the rpe gene encoding ribulose-phosphate 3-epimerase, coding for MREFILSPSLLSSDFGNLRAELTALEDAGLKWVHWDVMDGAFVPNITFGPPIIGRLRKTSKLFFDVHLMIERPERYIREFADAGADLLCIHAESTLHLERTISAIREAGMKTGLALNPATPLAIVDYLLPSLDMVLIMSVNPGFGGQSFIPFCKDKIAALSGMIRARGLETLIQVDGGVTLDNAKELFDLGADVLVSGSAFFGFPPYAERHKAFQDAMRAK
- the crcB gene encoding fluoride efflux transporter CrcB, with the protein product MSKIALIALAGACGTLCRYWLSGLVYDLMGRDFPWGTWAVNIAGCFLFGLVWIMAEERGFLSAQARILILTGFMGAFTTFSTFIFESGGLLNDGQWLKLALNLAGQNLVGFAALYLGTGLGRIV
- the ahbA gene encoding siroheme decarboxylase subunit alpha translates to MDDFDKKILDMIQTGFPLEARPYEEIGRKVGLTEAEALARVRALTEKGVIRRIGANFQSKKLGWHSTLCSAAVPEDKLDEFIAEVNKLPGVTHNYLRAHRQNIWFTFIGPSWEEVQETLAGITRKTGISILNLPASKLYKIQVDFKMGDREE